In the genome of Acetomicrobium thermoterrenum DSM 13490, one region contains:
- a CDS encoding ATP-binding protein: protein MIVSVASGKGGTGKTLVATSLALAVSERASVQILDCDVEEPNANLFVHASIERAEPVHVPTPRIDADRCNHCGRCAEVCAYHAIASLPSKVIVFPELCHGCGACSYLCPESAIAEANRQVGVVEIGYRKNLELVQGRLNTGEPMSTPVIRKAKMYIDGQIDNQRDVIIDVAPGTSCPVVEAVQGSDYTILVTEPTPFGLNDLSLAVEMIRYLNIPCGVVINRSSPSRDSLIEKYCRESEIPVLLKIPFDRDIATLYSKGIPLVEGKTRWHDAFLDLFYTLKKGRLHATYNA, encoded by the coding sequence GTGATCGTCTCCGTAGCGAGCGGCAAAGGCGGTACAGGGAAAACGTTGGTGGCCACGAGTTTAGCCTTGGCCGTAAGCGAACGTGCTTCAGTACAGATATTGGACTGTGACGTAGAAGAACCGAATGCCAACCTGTTTGTGCACGCGTCTATCGAAAGAGCAGAGCCTGTGCATGTCCCCACTCCCAGAATAGACGCTGATAGGTGTAATCATTGTGGCAGATGCGCAGAAGTATGTGCTTATCATGCCATAGCGTCCCTTCCGAGCAAGGTGATTGTTTTCCCTGAGCTGTGTCACGGTTGTGGAGCCTGTTCTTATTTGTGTCCAGAGTCAGCTATTGCAGAAGCTAATAGGCAGGTGGGTGTTGTTGAAATAGGTTATCGCAAAAATCTGGAACTTGTCCAAGGAAGGCTCAATACAGGGGAACCCATGTCAACACCAGTAATAAGGAAAGCCAAGATGTATATAGATGGTCAAATTGATAATCAAAGGGACGTGATAATCGACGTGGCTCCGGGCACCTCTTGTCCAGTGGTAGAGGCTGTACAGGGGAGCGACTATACTATCTTGGTCACCGAGCCGACCCCCTTTGGGCTGAATGATCTTTCTCTGGCAGTGGAGATGATAAGATATCTTAACATCCCTTGCGGGGTCGTAATCAATCGTTCGAGTCCTTCACGCGATAGCCTGATAGAGAAATATTGTCGCGAGAGCGAGATACCTGTGTTGCTAAAAATTCCTTTCGACAGGGATATCGCTACTCTTTACTCCAAAGGTATTCCCCTGGTAGAAGGGAAGACGCGATGGCACGATGCCTTTTTAGATCTCTTCTACACACTTAAAAAAGGTCGGCTTCATGCCACATATAACGCTTAA